The following nucleotide sequence is from Hirundo rustica isolate bHirRus1 chromosome 24, bHirRus1.pri.v3, whole genome shotgun sequence.
GGGAGCTGATCCCGCCCGGAATGGGGCTGGAGGGAATTATCCCTGTGCCAGGACGCCCCGGGGCGGGATCCGGGAGCCCTTGGGTCGGGAGCGGCAGCAGGGCGGGAGAACATTCCCGAATCCTGGCAGCCACGCCGCTGTCACCCCCGGGCTGTGACACCGCCCCAgggccccagccccggccctcGGGAGCCGGAACCGCGTTCATCCAGGGCCCCCTTCCCGGGAATTCACGCTTCCCACCCCGGAGCCTTTCCCAGGCGTCAGGGCTCCTGTTGACAGCACCTAACGCGTCGCTGCTAAAAATAGCGGTGTCGGGTCACATCTCCCACCGCGGAGCGGCTCAGGGCACGGGATCCCGATCCCAGAGAGAGCCAGGAAAGCCCCGGGATGCTGCAGGAACCCCCAGTCccttgggaatgctgcagggagggggctgAGCCCGagaaatctgaatttctgtGGATTATTTTTATACAATTCGAGGGGGAGGGggatgtgaaaaataaaatttaaaacaaaaaacaaaaaacaaaacccaaggaaTGTTTGCTGCgttttgatgtgtttttctctcctccttttcttttttttttttctttttttttttttttttttccctgtggagaaggagggaatggggagaagaaaagctcGGGCTGTTCCCCCCATCCCGTTCCTATTCCCATTGTTGAGTTTCCCTGGAGGGACCCCAGAGCTGTCCACACCTCAGGGATAATTCATGGGCGGCCCTTtcatccccagctcccacctaatcaatcccagccctgggatatcccgggggaaaaaaggaaaaaactccgGAACTGGAGCAGCACCATTAATAATCGGAATAATCTGTTAATTCCCGGGGGGATTTAATGACTCCAGCAAACTACCCCAAAATCCCCATTGGCACCGAGGCAGGAAAATGAGGTTTTGATCATTCTGGGGAAtcttcccagcttttccagggccCAGGAAGCTGGAAACTTCCACCCCCTTCTCGGGTTCCTGTTCGACGTCCCCGAGCTGGCCCCGGCTGTGGAGCGGCCGAGGGACCCCGGGGGACGCCTCTGTCCCCACGCGGGGCCGAGGGACACCGGGGGACGCCTCTGTCCCCACGCGGGGCCAAGGGACACGGGGCTGCTCCTGGCGCGgggaaaagggaggaggaattcgggtggggagcagggagaggggactgGGAACGTGGAATTGGAGGGGGAAACttctgggggcaggaggaggaggagcgggggggaaggaggaggagtgggggggtagaaaaaggggaggaggaggaggaagaggaggaaggggaggaaggggaggaaggggaggaaggggaggaaggggatggGGCCGTACGGAGCCGCAGGGTGCTGAGCTGGCGGGGGCTCGGGGCCGCTGCGAGCCGGCGCTGCCGGAGCGCGGAGATCGATGTGTGACAGCGCAGCCCCGCCGAGGGAAGGTGACCTTGGGCGGCACGGCGAGGAGGGAGGAGCGAGGCAGAGCCAGGAATTCCACACGGAATCGCTCCCCGGGCGGGGGAGGAGGGACGGGGATGCGGAGCCCCGGGGTGCGCTCtgtgccctcctggctgctccaggacGGGATCCCGGCGCCCGAGGAGCGCCTGGGGACGGTCCCTGCCCAGGAGGGGACGAGTGGCAGGAGGCGGTGGCCGTTCCCAGCCAGGCCGCGATCAATAACTGCTGCAATAATCAATAAACCAGCCCCCAAAATGCCCCAATAATCAATAAACCagccccaaaactgccccagcTCCGCCCCTCCTGGGTCCCTCCAGGATCCCTCCAGAGTCACTCCAGAGTCCCCCCAGGGTCCCTCCAGGATCCCTCCAGGGTCACTCCAGAGTCACTCCAGGGTCTCTCCAGGGTCTCTCCAGGATCCCTCCAGGGTCTCTCCAGAGTCACTCCAGGGTCTCCCCAGGGTCCCTCCAGGATCTCTCCAGGGTCTCTCCAAGGTCTCTCCAAggtccctcctgccccatcctgctccctcctccctgggggtgacagggacacagaaGCCACCCAAGGCAGGCGCCCGCCCTGAATCCCAACTCTGCCCCAGCAAAGCCCCCCCGGACCCCCTCAGTGCTCCTTTCTCACAGAAAATTTGGGATTTCTGTAAATCCGGGAGCCATCCCTGCCCGCCCggcctcctgcagctcctccgaAGCCTTCCCCTGACAATTCCCGGGCTGCTCCCGATCCCGGCGGGCATTCCCGGGATCCCAGAGCCTCCGGGAGGGTCCGGCACTCCCGGCACTCTGCCTTTGCCCTCTAGCGGGACGAGCGCGAAGGAACCGGCCGGGAAAATTCGGGCAATTCCCTCCTGCCGGAGCCTGATCTGCAGAAATCCCAGCTCTTCCAAAAGAAATGAGTAGCTCATGGGGGAATTGCCTGGAGAAGAGCTGAGATTTAGGGGCGTTGTCTTGCCTTGGGTGGCTTTGGGGTCCCCTCTCCCCCGGGGAGGATGGGAcaggacgggacgggatgggacaGGCTGGAACAGGCGGCTCCCACCTTTTCCAGAGCTCTGGAGGGGCGGAGgtggggctggatttggggaaggagctgctggaggctcCATCCCATGGGATCAGCTGGATGAAGGCTGGTGGGAAGGTGTTGGAAGGGtggatggggatggaggaggaTGCGGGGACGGCAGAGCTGACTCAAGGGTGACGCGACAGCAGCGCCAACAAACGCTGGAACTTTGGATAAAGCAGCTCCAAATTCCCCTTTCCCAAGGATTTTGGGTCAATAATCCACCCTGAGCTGGGTTTTGCCCGGAAAAGGGGCGAGAGGAGGTGCCCACACTCCCCCCAACACGGTGCCAGTGCTGCGCCCCCCGGGTCCCCGCGGGTGAGGAGCCGGATCCTCTTCCCAGGTTTTCTCCCGCCGCCTTCGGATGCCTCCCCGGGCTCCGAGGATGTGGGCTGAGCTCCGTGGTTTCAGTTCAGGGGTTTGGATTCTCCGGGGATGTGTCATCCCCCTCGCGGTGTTCGTTACATGTGGATAAAAATACAAGGCATGAATACATCGCATCGAAAATATCCCACACCACTGGGCAGCTCCTCTCAGCTCCTGGAAGCCGGGATGATCCCAGAGATTTTAACTCCCTCCGAgaggttttcctgctgctcctggcagggtcATTGGACTGGAAGTTTTCCAGGTTTCTCTGCAGTTCCAAATCCAGGGATGCCCTCCCAAACCCCACCCAATGCCAGGACAGCTCCCGGTTCCTGTTCCAGGGACTGCAGTGCCTCTGGGATGAGGGGATGGAAGATTCCAGTTGCCCTGTGCGGGGATTTTCCTCTTTGGGAGCACACTggacagcccagctgtgcccacgCCCcgggagctgggcacagccctgggcacagatCACACCGGCCGTGGCTGAGGCGCCGCCAGCTCCTGATCCCTGGCTGGGACACGCTGAACAggatcccaggatcccaggatcccaggATCTTCGGAATGGAGGAAGAAACGGGACACGGGGAAATCCCATCCTTGCCAATCCAAGCAAagctgcggggctggggctgggtgagggcttccctgtgctctccctgtCCAGAACAAGGCCCTGAATGCATTTAAAAACcgttactttattttatttcattactcCCCAGCACCGAGCTCACTCTGGGGTGAAACACCTCCACTTTAACCGCGTTTTTCCATGGAGCAGCAGGGTCCCAGCGGTCCGGGACGGGACCTGGGAATTCCTTCCTGCGTTTCCAGCTCGGGGGGCTCAGGAGAAGCGGCTggtgggcaggcagggcaggcagaagAAGGCGTTGGGGAAGAGGCTGAGGTTGATGGGGTTCCCGTCCAGGCGGACGTCCTCCAGCGCCCGGCGGATCTGCCCATGGTCCTGGCTGTCGCAGAACGTGTCCTCGTGCATCGTCTGGATGTTGTTGTTCTGGGAAGGGGAGAACTCGGGTCAGAGGGAGCCGGGGAGAGGCACAGGAGGACCAGGaccaggaaaaggaggaggaggaggaggaggaggaggaggaggaggaggaggagggctcTGCTAGGCTCAGGCACAGGCAAACCCCGTCCCACCTGGAGGTGCAGGGAGCGCAGGCTCTCGGGAAGGGGCACCGGGATAAAATCCAGCTGGTTATCGGAGAGGTGGaggaactgcagctgcttcaggtcctGCGGGAGAGGGCAGAGATGAACCCCCGAAAGAGATGAGCCCCAACTGAGATGAACCCCAAGAAACGAACCCCTAGAGATGAACCCCTAGAGATGAACCCCAAATAGAGATGAACCCCAAAAGATGAATGCCTGAAAGAGATGAACCCCAAAAAAATGAACCCCTAGAGATGAACCCCAAATAGAGATGAACCCCAAATAGAGATAAACCCCAGTAGAGATGAACCTCGAGATGAACCCCCTGAGGATGAATCCCCTAAAGACGAATCCCCTGGAGCTGACCCCAGTAGGGATGACCCCCTGGAGCTgaccccctgctcccagcccgccgcggccccgggacGCACCCGGAGCGCCTCGGGGCGCAGCCCGGCGCTGCCGATGCGGTTGAGGCGCGCGTCCAGGCGCACGATGCTGCGGGGCAGCTCGGGCAGCGCCGTCAGCAGgttctggggcagcagcagctcctgcaggctgggcagcagccGGAACGCGTCCGCCTCCGCCCACGAGATGGAATTGCTGCTCAGGTCGATGCgcttcagcttctctgggggcaggaggaaaagagggacAAAGCCAGGGCGGTTTATTCCCCTCATTCCCCATCCAAATCCTGGTTTTCCCCTTGTCCCAATgatgatttttggtttttaatgtattttccgTATATTCGTagctctgcaggctgctgtTACACGGCTCCTTGACCAGCTCTGGTACTTTTCCCACCCTTTCTCTCAGATTCCAGAACAATGAGCGGAGCTTCCAAACACGTTCTGAAATATTGTCTGGTGTTATCCCAAGGAGGGGACTGGCAATAAGATGTGGGGCCGATGGGAAGCATGGAACAACTGAATCTCCTATTGGATGCACCTGTTAAATATCCCAATTAATTATCCTTATAAAACTGTAGAAATCCAAATGTACAAGTTAACTATCCTGATTAAGTAACCACATAAAATTGTAGAAATACAAATGCACCTGTTAAATACCTTACTTAATTAACGTTACGAAACCATAAAAATTCAATCCCGGGAGCGCCCATCACCACCCGGAAGCTTCTgataaaattctgcttttccactTTACTTTCCTAACGCTGCTGCCGGGTGTCCTGGGCGGCAATGCGGGATGTGCTCCATTCCCAATCTGCTGGAAAAGGTCGGAGAGGGGATTTTTTCATTGTCTCGTAACTGTGCGTCTCCTGTCAATGGGGCAGCCGTTAAACCAGGAGGGGCAGGGTTCTGTATCCCTTCCAggcccatcctccctgcagggatatCTGCCCTTcctgggccatccaggctcactgcagggctgagacaattccatcatcccattgggaggtgctccagccaggggaggagcccagcattcctacctggataaaacctgggattgggaacagcagcacagctggtgtGCACTGGACTGCCAGAGGACGCCGGACCCatctacaggatcatctctgatccaacagaaccacatccatcactgcaggaggatttatttgggcTGCTCCTCACACCCTCACCAACAGGGGCTGGGAAAACACTCTgccactgttttcttttttttgtttgcgtTTTTATACTACTAcgtttgtatttttaatattcctagtaaagaacagTTATCTATCCCTATTCCCACATCTTggcctgaaagccccttaatttcaaaaccataataatttggagggacgaggttttacattctccattccaagggggTCTCCGGCTCTCCCTGGCAGACGCCTGTCTCCCCAAACCAAGACCCTGGGGATTTCCCTCCCCGGGTTCCGGGTGACCCCGACGCACCGAGGCCGGTGAAGTCTGCGGCGCGGACGGCGCCGATGCGGTTGAAGCGGGCGTACAGGTACGCGGTGTccgggggcagcgccgggatCTGCTCCAGGCCGGCGTCGTCGCAGTACACCGAGGTGCcgaggcacaggcacagctggcagctgggcagccctggggtgcAGAGACACCCTGGGCATGGAAACCACCCCCGGCCCCACAAAATACCCCACAACAGCGGGATCTGCCCACCCTGCTGCGGGGACGTGCATCTGTGACACCCggagctgccacagctccctgaccCCATAAAATACcccaggacagcacagggacatgcccacactgtggggacacaggATCCATGACACCAGCACTGTCACAGCCCCCTGACCCCACAAATTGCCCCAGGACAGCAGAGGATGTGCCCACTCCATGGGACACAGGAGTTCATGACACCAGCACTGTCACAGCTCCCTGACCCCATAAAATACCCCAGGACAGCAGAGGATGTGCCCACTCTATGGGGACACACGGAGTTTGTGACACCCGGAGCTgtcacagccccagcaccacCCAGGGAAGCGCCAGAAACTCCCAGCAAAGAACCCCACCTGGTAATAAATGAAGTGCCCGGGAGGAGGGGAGATTAACGCTCCCAAAACTCAGCGTTTTACACCCAAAACCCTCCTGGCCCCTTTAATTCTCCCactggagggagaaaaactcatgaaaaatattttggatcaAGGAAAATCTGTCCCAGCTGCCCCAAAGGCCCCAGCActgggggcaggaggggtgAAGCCGAGCCCAACCCCGGCCCCgatccccctcctctcccccagccccatcccggtCCCCCCGAGGGTCCCCATCCCTTCCAGGGGGCTCAAAGCGGCTCAGCACCAATTTCCTTTCACCTCCCACTTAATTTGTCCCGGTCTGGAGTGACAGAAAAGGAATACAGATAGTTATGCCTCGCCCCAGGATTTTAATTGTCACTAATTTAATTGCCACCGTTGCAAAGCCTCTGCTCATTAAAGCGTCGCTGCTTTGCTGGAGTtcgttctttttttttcccagaaatttctctccctgcagccctcctgCCTCGCTGTGTGAGCAGACTCAACCCAAAACCTTAcaaagagctgctggcagcagaagaattcccttttttttcccccaaaaaagctCCACCCCTGTGGCGTGGGGATGCATCCCAAGGGATCGCCACTCACCCTGCCCGGGGATGGGCGCCGGGGGCACCGGGCCAGCACCGCTCGGGGGCCGCAGCTCGGGCGTTCCAGCCGTGGCTTcacccagctctgggagggTTTTGGGGTCCTTGGGGCGAGGAGCCAAGGTGCCAACCTCGATCTGCAAGGAGCGGGGTGTGAGGGACCGAGGGTTGATTTGTCCCCGGTGGGCTGGGTGGCACCGGTCAGGGACGGGTGGCACCGGTCAGGGTCACGGGCACTGGTCAGGGGTCACGGGCACTGGTCAGGGATGGGTGGCACCAGTCAGGGGTCACAGGCACCGGTCAGGGACGGGTGGCACTGGTCAGGGGTCACAGGCACCGGTCAGGGACGGGTGGCACTGGTCAGGGTCACGGGCACCGGTCAGGGATGGGTGGCACTGGTCAGGGTCACGGGCACTGGTCAGGGGTCACGGGCACTGGTCAGGGTCATGGGCACTGGTCAGGGGTCACGGGCACTGGTCAGGGGTCACAGGCACTGGTCAGGGTCATGGGCACTGGTCAGGGTCACAGGCACTGGTCAGGGGTCATGGGCACTGGTCAGGGGTCACGGGCACCGGTCAGGGTCATGGGCACTGGTCAGGGGTCACGGGCACCAGTCAGGGTCACGGGCACCGGTCAGGGGTCACAGGCACCGGTCAGGGTCATGGGCACTGGTCAGGGTCACGGGCACTGGTCAGGGTCACGGGCACTGGTCAGGGTCATGGGCACTGGTCAGGGGTCATGGGCACTGCGCAGTTAAATTTGGCACAAAAGGTCGCACCCACAGAACTGAGGATGTCTGATTCCTTAATTTCAGgagatgccttgggaaggcgAGGAGCCCACCAGTGTCATGCGCGTACTGGGGATCAAAGATCCCGTGGGAATGATCCTGTGAGTGAACCTTGCCTGGCTCCGTCAATTCCTTCTGGGACTGGCCAGGCACCCGCTGGCACGCTTACTGAAGAGGTGGGAAATGGCTTCTCTGGGATTGTATAGGAAATACACCGGACATTTAAATCTGATGCATTGGCTGAAGCCACCCAGACATTTGTTTTGGGTGGCAAATTTGGGTTGGGGTTATTAATTCCTCCTTGGAAAGCTCTCCAAGCTCTCCAAGGAACTCCCCCCGCCCCTCCTCGCCCAGAGGGGTGAAGGAATC
It contains:
- the OPTC gene encoding opticin; translated protein: MCPLGWLAAASLCLGTLCAVPAEERRKAEKPKADPTLHENLDLDNYDLTLDNYGEILDLSNYEELYDYGDLVPKIEVGTLAPRPKDPKTLPELGEATAGTPELRPPSGAGPVPPAPIPGQGLPSCQLCLCLGTSVYCDDAGLEQIPALPPDTAYLYARFNRIGAVRAADFTGLEKLKRIDLSSNSISWAEADAFRLLPSLQELLLPQNLLTALPELPRSIVRLDARLNRIGSAGLRPEALRDLKQLQFLHLSDNQLDFIPVPLPESLRSLHLQNNNIQTMHEDTFCDSQDHGQIRRALEDVRLDGNPINLSLFPNAFFCLPCLPTSRFS